Proteins encoded in a region of the Brevefilum fermentans genome:
- a CDS encoding thioredoxin domain-containing protein produces the protein MFKNIKNVLVKFFVAILIISAPIMALSIPPVSAVGNTVNVYFFEGEGCPYCARTREFLLSLSEQDERIVIHEFEVYFNLEDREFFVEFAAVHGFEPAYVPTTFIGDQYWVGFNEAIQGEITQKIQYCLVNDCVDYGVNILPPDTFPEQPQPEPPPILEEPEIQEPEIQAPEIQAPEIQEPETQEPEQEELMINLPFIGKVNLADKSLLLSTLLIALVDGFNPCSIWVLSLLLAITLNSRSRKKVLIIGLVFIFVTGFVYALFISGLFTVFTFVGYTGWIQFIVAVFALFFAVVNIKDYFWYKEGFSFTISDEKKPGIYKGIRKVMRAEGNIWALIGATVVLSAGVSIVEFSCTAGFPVIWTNLLVVHEATGLAFLGFLLVYMLVYQMDELAIFLTAVFTLRKSKMEEKYGRILKLLGGILMLALAIVMLIDPALMNNIGSSLLVFGVAFGVTGLILLIHQVLLPKIKQRTLQSGK, from the coding sequence ATGTTTAAGAACATAAAAAATGTCCTGGTCAAGTTTTTTGTGGCCATACTGATCATTTCAGCTCCAATTATGGCATTGTCCATCCCGCCGGTTTCGGCTGTGGGAAACACGGTTAATGTTTACTTCTTTGAAGGCGAAGGTTGTCCGTATTGCGCCCGGACTCGTGAATTCTTGCTCAGCCTGTCAGAGCAAGATGAGCGCATCGTCATCCATGAATTTGAGGTCTACTTCAACCTTGAAGATCGGGAATTTTTCGTCGAATTTGCTGCTGTGCATGGTTTTGAACCGGCATACGTCCCGACAACCTTCATCGGAGACCAGTACTGGGTTGGTTTTAACGAAGCAATCCAGGGGGAAATAACACAAAAAATCCAGTACTGCCTGGTGAATGACTGTGTCGATTATGGCGTCAATATTCTGCCGCCCGACACATTTCCCGAGCAACCGCAGCCCGAACCCCCTCCAATTTTGGAAGAGCCGGAGATACAAGAGCCGGAGATACAAGCGCCTGAGATACAAGCGCCTGAGATACAAGAGCCTGAGACGCAAGAGCCGGAGCAGGAAGAATTGATGATTAATTTGCCCTTCATCGGGAAAGTCAACCTCGCAGATAAATCCCTGTTGTTGAGCACCCTGTTGATCGCCCTGGTCGATGGGTTTAACCCCTGTTCGATCTGGGTGCTTTCGTTGCTGCTGGCGATCACACTCAATAGCCGTTCGCGGAAAAAGGTGCTCATCATTGGCTTGGTGTTCATTTTTGTAACAGGCTTTGTTTATGCGCTGTTCATTAGTGGCCTGTTCACGGTGTTCACATTTGTCGGGTATACGGGTTGGATTCAATTCATTGTGGCTGTGTTCGCGTTATTCTTTGCAGTGGTGAACATCAAGGATTATTTCTGGTACAAAGAAGGCTTTTCTTTTACGATCAGCGATGAGAAAAAACCAGGTATTTACAAGGGTATACGCAAGGTTATGCGTGCTGAAGGAAATATTTGGGCGCTTATCGGCGCCACGGTGGTTTTGTCAGCAGGTGTCTCCATTGTGGAATTCTCCTGCACAGCCGGTTTCCCGGTGATCTGGACAAACTTGCTCGTGGTTCATGAAGCCACTGGGCTGGCGTTTTTGGGTTTCCTGCTGGTTTATATGTTGGTGTATCAAATGGATGAACTGGCGATCTTCCTTACCGCTGTGTTTACCCTGCGTAAGTCAAAAATGGAAGAAAAGTATGGCCGCATCCTTAAATTGCTGGGCGGGATTTTGATGTTAGCCTTGGCTATCGTGATGTTGATAGACCCAGCTTTGATGAATAATATCGGTAGCTCCTTGCTGGTGTTTGGCGTGGCGTTTGGCGTAACAGGGTTGATCTTGCTGATTCACCAGGTGCTCCTGCCAAAAATCAAACAGCGGACCCTTCAATCTGGAAAATAA
- a CDS encoding 2-hydroxyacid dehydrogenase — protein sequence MSLSVFVTRHLTPIAEEKLNSFCTPEYWPEDTPPPYEILLEKTRHADGLICLLTDAIDARLINQAENLKVISQVAVGVDNIDLQAAEARGIPVGHTPDLLTDATADLTFALILAAARRLGEAIDYARSGHWQTWGLTTLLGESVHGATLGIIGMGRIGQAVARRAQGFEMRILFTDLSAHPEREGEFGATQVTLETLLKESDIISLHVPLTPSTAGMIGADQLKSMKPHAVLVNAARGPVIDTDALVLALETGQIGYAALDVTDPEPLPPTHPLYKLPNALILPHIGSATRSTRDQMSLLAVDNLIAGLQGKPLPRAVARSTGR from the coding sequence ATGTCTTTATCAGTTTTCGTCACCCGCCACCTGACTCCCATTGCCGAAGAAAAACTGAACTCGTTTTGCACGCCCGAATACTGGCCGGAGGACACGCCCCCGCCCTATGAAATCTTGCTGGAAAAGACCCGCCATGCCGATGGGTTGATCTGCCTTCTGACCGATGCCATCGATGCCCGGTTGATCAACCAGGCTGAAAACTTGAAGGTTATCAGCCAGGTCGCCGTCGGAGTGGATAACATCGATCTGCAAGCCGCCGAGGCGCGCGGCATCCCGGTCGGTCATACCCCTGATCTGCTGACCGATGCCACCGCTGATCTGACCTTTGCGTTGATCCTGGCAGCAGCCCGTCGGCTGGGTGAAGCCATCGATTACGCCCGCTCAGGTCACTGGCAAACCTGGGGGCTGACCACCCTTCTCGGCGAGTCCGTTCACGGCGCCACCCTGGGGATCATCGGTATGGGACGCATCGGGCAAGCCGTCGCTCGGCGGGCACAGGGCTTTGAGATGCGCATCCTGTTCACCGACCTGAGTGCTCATCCCGAGCGCGAAGGGGAGTTCGGAGCAACACAGGTGACCTTAGAAACACTCCTCAAAGAATCTGACATCATCAGCCTGCATGTGCCATTAACCCCTTCCACTGCGGGGATGATTGGCGCCGACCAGTTAAAAAGTATGAAACCCCACGCCGTCCTGGTCAATGCTGCCCGCGGCCCGGTGATCGACACCGATGCGCTGGTACTGGCGCTGGAAACCGGTCAGATCGGGTATGCCGCCCTGGACGTGACCGACCCCGAACCCCTGCCGCCAACGCATCCTCTCTACAAGCTGCCCAACGCGCTGATCCTGCCCCACATCGGCAGTGCAACCCGCTCCACCCGGGACCAGATGTCCCTGCTGGCAGTCGACAACCTCATCGCTGGCTTACAAGGCAAACCTCTCCCCAGAGCCGTTGCACGATCAACGGGACGGTGA
- a CDS encoding phosphotransferase family protein: MPDQLKYWHERIHSVMPDLEIVAYELHQEGLVYDVLIVNNEWVFRFVKSNWARELMENEDRLLSFLGPRLPLSIPKPVIYEDGVLVYQLLVGELFLRQAWERAKKFDKQTYADQLGRFLHELHHVNPEELDWDVLHSYAPVTRETWVEIYERVVDQIYPLLLSHQIEWVEDLFNPALTNLDFFNFDPVLVHGDLAPYHILYDPGRSRLTGVIDFGVAGLGDPATDLGSLLNYYGESLVSQFERTYPDLQKILGRARFYAQAIELQWVLLGLESGEKYWYTSHLGGARNIWN, from the coding sequence ATGCCTGATCAGCTTAAATACTGGCACGAGCGTATCCATAGCGTGATGCCCGACCTGGAAATTGTGGCGTATGAACTTCACCAAGAAGGCTTGGTTTATGATGTATTGATCGTTAACAACGAGTGGGTGTTTCGATTCGTCAAATCGAACTGGGCCAGGGAGTTAATGGAAAATGAGGATCGCCTGCTGTCTTTTTTGGGTCCAAGGCTGCCGCTATCCATACCCAAACCGGTAATCTATGAAGATGGGGTGCTGGTTTATCAACTTCTGGTTGGCGAACTTTTTTTGCGCCAGGCCTGGGAACGAGCGAAAAAATTCGACAAGCAGACTTACGCTGACCAACTGGGTCGTTTTTTACATGAACTGCACCATGTTAACCCTGAAGAATTGGATTGGGATGTGCTGCATAGTTACGCACCGGTAACCAGGGAAACCTGGGTCGAGATTTACGAACGTGTGGTAGACCAGATTTACCCCCTGCTGCTTTCACATCAGATCGAATGGGTGGAAGACTTGTTCAATCCAGCCTTGACGAATTTGGATTTCTTCAATTTTGATCCTGTTCTGGTACATGGCGACCTGGCGCCGTATCATATCCTTTACGATCCTGGCAGGAGTCGGTTGACTGGTGTGATCGACTTTGGTGTGGCTGGCTTGGGTGATCCGGCAACTGACCTGGGGAGCTTGCTGAATTACTATGGCGAATCCCTGGTGTCCCAATTTGAGAGAACCTACCCCGACCTACAGAAAATATTGGGGCGTGCGCGCTTTTACGCCCAGGCGATTGAGCTGCAGTGGGTCTTGCTGGGGCTTGAATCCGGGGAAAAATACTGGTACACCTCTCACCTGGGAGGTGCGCGAAATATTTGGAATTAG
- a CDS encoding nicotinate phosphoribosyltransferase: MKFNELKHASGALMTDQYQLTMAQLYFRMGLHEIKAQFDHFFRSNPDYGIHKAGYCINAGLDSILDWLDQVVFGKEEIQYLRSQKSSSGRQLFGDDFLHWLSNDFNAKSINLYAIAEGRVIHPNVPIHVVEGPLAVGQIIETGLLNIANYQTLIATKAARIKQSGRGQVLLEFGLRRAQSLGAIAGARAALIGGADFSSNVGASHIFGFTPKGTHAHSMVQVFLGMGEDELAAFRAYAEIYPDDCLLLVDTIDTLQSGVPNAIRAFEELKRKGHRPVGIRLDSGDLAHLSIQAAKMLNDAGFPDVSIVLSNDLDELVIWQIITQIQEEAEHYGVDPNHLLKRLTYGVGTHLITSTGNSALDGVFKLVAINQQGEWIPTLKISENEAKTLNPGNKRAWRIYDKRGKATADLVALHDEDICDQSPLELHHPTMATKRRLLDRDEIDRVERLLEPIIMSGRRVYTTPTFEHMRALRQADIDLLDHGVLRIMNPHIYHVSLSKKLWDLKQSLIKKARE; encoded by the coding sequence ATGAAATTTAATGAATTAAAACACGCCAGCGGGGCTTTGATGACAGATCAATACCAGTTGACCATGGCGCAACTGTACTTCCGTATGGGGTTGCATGAGATAAAAGCACAATTCGACCATTTTTTCCGCAGCAATCCCGATTATGGCATCCACAAAGCGGGTTATTGCATCAATGCTGGTCTGGATTCAATCCTCGATTGGCTTGACCAGGTGGTTTTCGGAAAAGAAGAGATCCAATATCTGCGATCGCAAAAAAGCTCATCAGGGCGTCAGCTTTTTGGAGATGATTTTTTACACTGGTTGAGTAATGACTTCAACGCAAAATCAATCAACCTGTATGCCATCGCCGAAGGCAGGGTCATCCATCCCAACGTGCCCATTCATGTGGTTGAGGGACCCCTGGCCGTCGGGCAGATCATCGAAACCGGACTGCTGAACATCGCCAATTATCAAACACTGATTGCAACCAAAGCCGCACGCATCAAGCAAAGCGGCCGCGGCCAGGTTCTGTTAGAATTTGGCCTTCGGCGTGCTCAAAGCCTGGGTGCAATCGCTGGCGCGCGCGCGGCACTCATCGGTGGCGCCGATTTTTCCTCCAATGTGGGCGCATCACACATCTTCGGTTTCACGCCCAAAGGTACCCACGCCCATAGCATGGTCCAGGTATTTTTGGGCATGGGTGAGGATGAACTGGCTGCTTTCCGTGCTTATGCTGAAATCTATCCCGATGACTGCCTGCTGCTGGTCGACACCATCGACACCCTTCAATCCGGGGTTCCCAACGCCATCCGGGCCTTTGAAGAGCTCAAGCGCAAGGGTCACCGACCGGTAGGCATTCGGCTCGATTCCGGGGACCTGGCACACCTGAGTATCCAGGCGGCAAAAATGCTCAATGACGCTGGATTTCCAGATGTCTCCATTGTCCTCTCCAACGACCTCGATGAGCTGGTCATCTGGCAGATCATCACCCAAATCCAGGAAGAAGCCGAGCACTACGGCGTCGATCCAAATCATCTGCTTAAACGCTTAACCTATGGCGTTGGCACACATTTAATCACCTCAACCGGTAATTCAGCCCTGGATGGCGTCTTTAAACTGGTGGCTATCAACCAGCAGGGAGAATGGATCCCCACCCTGAAGATTTCTGAAAACGAGGCGAAAACCCTCAACCCGGGCAACAAACGCGCCTGGCGAATCTATGATAAGCGTGGAAAAGCCACCGCTGACCTGGTTGCTCTGCATGACGAAGATATTTGCGATCAATCACCTCTTGAATTGCACCATCCCACTATGGCTACCAAACGCCGCCTGCTTGATCGGGATGAAATTGATCGTGTTGAAAGATTGCTGGAACCGATCATCATGTCCGGGCGCAGGGTCTACACGACGCCCACCTTCGAACACATGCGGGCATTGCGCCAGGCTGATATCGATCTTCTTGATCATGGGGTGCTGCGGATCATGAACCCACATATTTATCATGTTTCGCTCTCCAAAAAACTCTGGGATCTGAAACAATCTTTGATCAAAAAAGCCAGGGAGTAG
- a CDS encoding cation diffusion facilitator family transporter — translation MQLIRDHQPDPVQETSFRTALIVTLVGNAFLVVGKGVATYLTGSAALYADTANSISDLIYSAALVFALKAVLRPPDLSHPQGHARFEPMVGLAMALMMGIAGYEALRSSISRFISGGAAIELGLPILVLLASAAIKTAMFLVIKNLAQKSNSPALRVSAKDNLNDVLASLAAFIGILGSSTLHPLLDPLAGFLVSLWIVRGAFDAGRENFAYLTGAGPDEALRQKIIDTALSVDGHHSVHHMICDYVGPKLAVDIHINLPGDDTLDEVHDISDRIIEALESLPEVDRAYVHVEPNEDDQEMGDQEADSRN, via the coding sequence ATGCAATTAATACGAGACCATCAACCCGACCCCGTTCAGGAAACCAGCTTTCGTACCGCGCTAATCGTGACGCTGGTTGGAAATGCTTTTTTAGTCGTTGGAAAAGGCGTTGCTACCTACCTTACCGGCAGCGCAGCCCTGTATGCGGACACTGCAAATTCAATTTCTGATCTCATCTACTCAGCCGCACTGGTATTTGCACTCAAGGCGGTGCTTCGTCCCCCTGATTTATCACACCCCCAGGGCCACGCCCGTTTTGAACCGATGGTTGGGCTGGCGATGGCTCTGATGATGGGGATTGCTGGGTATGAAGCGTTGCGCTCATCCATCAGCAGGTTCATTTCAGGGGGTGCTGCAATCGAACTCGGGCTGCCCATCCTGGTTTTATTAGCCAGCGCAGCCATCAAGACGGCTATGTTCCTGGTGATCAAGAATCTCGCTCAAAAATCGAACAGCCCGGCACTGCGCGTTTCTGCCAAAGATAACCTCAACGATGTGCTGGCATCGCTGGCAGCCTTCATCGGCATCCTCGGCTCCAGTACCCTGCACCCGCTGCTGGACCCGTTAGCCGGCTTTCTGGTTTCTCTGTGGATCGTCAGAGGCGCGTTTGATGCCGGGCGTGAAAACTTTGCCTACCTGACCGGCGCCGGGCCTGATGAGGCATTGCGCCAGAAGATCATCGACACAGCCCTCAGCGTCGATGGTCACCATAGCGTCCATCATATGATCTGTGATTATGTCGGACCCAAACTGGCTGTCGATATACACATCAACCTGCCCGGTGACGATACTTTAGATGAAGTTCACGATATTTCTGATCGGATCATTGAAGCTTTAGAGAGCCTGCCCGAAGTCGACCGCGCTTACGTTCATGTGGAGCCGAATGAAGATGATCAAGAAATGGGCGATCAGGAAGCAGACAGCAGGAATTAG
- a CDS encoding MGH1-like glycoside hydrolase domain-containing protein: protein MGLISIDKTGPKAFILAPDGQFSAFDPEHDQLWTLNLDPPDSCPFQLQTTFHLRARSMRVFPNLILEHHRLKNHTDFSLPPTVKDYSPSSIKIEYNFNHQVLLQFCSFLPEPNVLIGALYLKNISSQPLSLTAEMAAILTPMAQGRPIHPDTIGHNHLLVGQAEELFPLLFMCGGPTGTSNPYPALHVPLTLSPGQSEDIQWALTSKTSQTSSYEAARHWLAQDWQRDYQIHTKAHQKKMITITTGQPDWDAAFYLAQVNARSHLVTSDPSDPQAITIRPRLKDDSKNTYNMKNKHPELTLLDALHLSQALLPAHSELFSRLLEDFITRIDDQGFLSTQGAQVIISTATNACPLLASLCLMLYEINPEAMPLQRVFPHLQRFFDVGWFKNAKPEHAELPAWEVPEQLQLDSGLFNFDIWRETGIGLDIHSAHSPALAAMLLREAAALKKIAQILGDRPARNGYDRWIKNLQEKINSLWDDTCKIFGYQDAHTHKSPSRELYYPGRIQDKVNIGKHFSQPQRLQINLFAAEKVPKTPLIRLEGKNSTGEMITELIEAPEMFWVANRAHVTTRQIFSTLDHICFNGFNPDDRFLIQTADYSQTDISCLLPIWSGGIRPDQLAMMIENITDNPSLSGEFGIPETWRCRHPLPDGLSTPVNIQWNTLILDGLVKEGFSKQAMTLFSILMTPILRGLKEFSGFYPRFDDKTGLPIGAANTIAGLVPVGLFLKIAGIRLLSPDRVAIWGENPFPWPVEVSWQGLGVCKEGSETQIIFPDGTQYHSRSTKPRIITSKKS, encoded by the coding sequence ATGGGACTGATTTCTATTGACAAAACCGGTCCAAAAGCCTTTATCCTGGCGCCTGATGGTCAGTTTTCAGCCTTTGATCCGGAACATGACCAGCTGTGGACATTGAATTTAGACCCGCCCGATTCCTGCCCCTTTCAACTCCAGACAACCTTTCATTTGCGCGCCAGATCGATGCGCGTGTTTCCCAACCTCATCCTTGAGCATCACAGGTTGAAAAATCACACCGATTTCAGCTTGCCGCCCACGGTTAAAGATTATTCTCCCAGCAGCATCAAAATTGAATACAACTTCAACCACCAGGTGCTCCTACAGTTTTGCAGTTTCCTTCCTGAGCCAAACGTTCTGATCGGCGCGCTCTATCTGAAGAATATCAGCAGTCAACCCTTATCCTTAACAGCAGAAATGGCTGCTATCCTGACCCCCATGGCTCAGGGACGTCCCATCCACCCGGACACAATCGGGCACAATCATCTCCTTGTGGGACAAGCAGAAGAACTTTTCCCGCTCCTGTTCATGTGCGGCGGACCGACCGGCACCAGCAACCCCTACCCGGCACTCCATGTCCCTCTTACCCTGTCGCCAGGTCAATCCGAAGACATTCAATGGGCCTTGACTTCAAAAACATCGCAGACCAGCTCTTACGAGGCTGCCCGCCATTGGTTAGCGCAGGATTGGCAGCGGGATTACCAGATCCACACCAAAGCACACCAGAAGAAGATGATCACCATCACGACCGGACAGCCCGATTGGGACGCGGCGTTTTACCTGGCACAGGTCAACGCCCGGTCACATCTGGTCACCTCCGACCCATCCGACCCGCAAGCCATCACCATCCGTCCCCGCCTGAAGGATGATTCAAAAAATACCTATAATATGAAAAATAAGCATCCTGAACTGACCCTGCTGGATGCCTTGCATTTATCCCAGGCGCTGCTTCCAGCCCATTCGGAGCTTTTTTCCAGGCTGCTTGAAGATTTTATCACCCGCATCGACGATCAGGGTTTCCTGAGTACTCAAGGTGCTCAGGTAATCATCTCCACAGCCACCAATGCGTGCCCGCTTCTGGCCAGTTTATGCTTGATGCTGTATGAAATCAATCCGGAGGCTATGCCTTTGCAACGGGTTTTCCCGCATCTGCAGCGGTTTTTTGATGTCGGCTGGTTTAAAAACGCCAAACCGGAGCATGCGGAGCTCCCCGCATGGGAGGTGCCGGAACAACTCCAGCTCGACTCCGGGTTATTCAATTTTGATATTTGGAGAGAAACCGGCATTGGGCTTGATATTCACAGCGCACACAGCCCAGCCCTGGCAGCAATGCTGCTTCGAGAAGCCGCTGCGCTTAAAAAAATCGCCCAAATCCTCGGCGACCGGCCTGCTCGCAATGGCTATGACCGTTGGATAAAAAATTTGCAAGAGAAAATCAATTCCCTGTGGGACGATACCTGTAAGATTTTTGGTTACCAGGATGCTCACACCCACAAAAGCCCATCACGTGAGCTGTATTACCCCGGGCGAATCCAGGACAAGGTTAATATCGGCAAACACTTCTCACAACCCCAACGGCTTCAAATCAACCTGTTTGCCGCGGAAAAAGTTCCTAAAACCCCACTGATTCGCCTTGAGGGTAAGAATTCAACGGGCGAAATGATAACCGAGCTGATCGAAGCGCCAGAGATGTTTTGGGTTGCCAATCGCGCACACGTCACCACCCGGCAGATTTTTTCAACCCTGGATCACATTTGTTTTAACGGTTTCAACCCCGATGACCGCTTTTTGATCCAAACTGCCGATTATTCGCAAACCGATATAAGCTGCCTCCTTCCCATTTGGTCGGGCGGCATCCGCCCCGATCAACTGGCGATGATGATAGAAAATATCACCGACAATCCGTCGCTAAGCGGAGAATTTGGCATCCCTGAAACCTGGCGCTGCAGGCACCCCCTGCCTGATGGTTTATCCACGCCTGTCAATATCCAGTGGAACACGTTGATCCTCGACGGGCTGGTCAAAGAAGGCTTCTCTAAACAAGCAATGACCTTGTTTTCCATATTGATGACCCCGATCTTGCGAGGATTGAAGGAATTTTCCGGGTTTTACCCGCGCTTTGATGATAAGACCGGTCTTCCCATTGGCGCGGCGAATACGATCGCCGGGTTAGTGCCGGTTGGTTTGTTTTTAAAAATTGCGGGCATCAGACTGCTCAGCCCAGACCGGGTCGCAATTTGGGGTGAAAACCCCTTCCCCTGGCCTGTGGAGGTGAGCTGGCAGGGACTGGGGGTCTGCAAGGAAGGCTCGGAAACACAGATCATTTTTCCCGATGGAACACAATATCACAGCCGGTCGACCAAGCCGCGGATTATCACCAGCAAAAAAAGCTGA
- a CDS encoding OsmC family protein, which yields MAERVVVYQDKTYRTDFRAADPAEDDTSVVEPVMHLHNLTPYGMLLASLGACTAIVLNTYAHNHGIPLRGVTVDTSFARVFADDCEDCEIDDTYEEVINEKVDFEGDLDESQLRRLHRVAKACSIRRLLENGIRVISD from the coding sequence ATGGCTGAACGCGTTGTTGTTTACCAGGATAAAACCTATCGAACCGATTTCCGAGCTGCCGACCCCGCCGAGGACGACACCAGCGTCGTTGAACCCGTGATGCATCTTCACAACCTGACGCCCTATGGCATGCTTCTGGCCAGCCTCGGCGCATGCACGGCGATTGTGCTCAACACCTATGCCCACAACCACGGCATCCCGCTTCGTGGGGTCACCGTCGATACCTCCTTTGCGCGTGTGTTTGCCGACGATTGTGAAGATTGCGAGATCGATGATACCTATGAAGAGGTCATCAACGAAAAAGTTGATTTTGAAGGCGATTTAGATGAATCCCAGCTAAGGCGCCTGCATCGGGTTGCGAAAGCCTGCTCGATCAGGCGATTGCTCGAAAATGGCATTCGGGTGATATCCGATTAG